A genome region from Eurosta solidaginis isolate ZX-2024a chromosome 2, ASM4086904v1, whole genome shotgun sequence includes the following:
- the LOC137242354 gene encoding uncharacterized protein — protein sequence MPMGSPASPVIADIVMEELLEKFEDDSPYKPRLLTKYVDDLFAIVKTDTVEELLNILNEYNRSIKFTIEVEKDGKLPFLDTLIIKKNNQLCFDWYKKPTASGRLINFNSKHDKSTIVNTARNFINRVLSISDEVYHKENIKIIINVLENNEFPTRIIKNFIRDYYKKPTARKNAENNKIYKSTTYVSGLSNRIKYSNIYDKEKYNLAFTYNNTLRQIFSNTKSRIDKYEKSDLIYKILCNGDGSHVCDKVYVGTTKSKLKTRISGHKTNIKNRNNPNDGKTALTQHCRETGHSPNLENVEILQQERNYNKRYILEMLHIINTPSDKRMNFKSDTIGIASAFRQLINNNNNNR from the coding sequence atgcccatgggttccccagcatcccccgtcatagcagacattgtaatggaagaattactggagaaatttgaagatgactccccttataagccacgtttgcttaccaaatacgtcgatgaccttttcgcaattgtgaaaactgatacggtggaagaattgctaaatattctaaatgaatacaacaggagtattaaatttacaattgaggtggagaaggacggaaaactaccgtttctcgatactcttattataaaaaagaataaccaattatgttttgattggtataaaaaacctaccgcgtcaggtagattaattaactttaattctaaacatgacaaatctacaatagtcaatacggccagaaattttatcaacagagttctctcgatcagcgatgaagtttatcataaagaaaacattaaaataataataaatgttctagaaaataatgaatttcctacacgcataataaaaaactttataagagattattataagaaacccactgcgaggaaaaatgccgaaaataataaaatatataaatcgactacatatgtgtcaggcctgtctaacagaataaaatattcaaatatttatgacaaagagaaatataatttagcctttacctacaataatacgttgcgacaaattttcagtaataccaagagtagaatagataaatatgagaaatcggacttgatatataaaattctatgtaatggtgacgggtcccacgtatgcgacaaagtatatgtggggactactaaatcgaaattaaaaacgaggatttccgggcataaaacgaatattaaaaatcgcaacaaccctaatgatggcaaaacggcgctaacacagcattgcagagaaactggacactctcccaatttagaaaatgtagaaattctacagcaagagaggaattacaacaaacgctacatattagagatgctgcacataataaatacacccagcgacaaacggatgaacttcaaatctgatacaattggtattgcctctgcctttaggcagctgatcaacaacaacaacaataatagataa